Proteins co-encoded in one Candidatus Bathyarchaeia archaeon genomic window:
- a CDS encoding RDD family protein: MAFCWRCGAQLYESSSFCHNCGAPAKPSPTTASGGQIGFERLKDDRAFQDHWVKRVIAYAIDVAIVSVAVYFLVLVVALPAIPAVFFGQTFPFAWFWGFWLGGISPLIVLAYFVFAEALFERTVGKELMGLRVARLDGKRVDLWSSLVRNISKIAFILLVIDVVAGLGTPGNGRQKYSDRYIGTTVETMNTSRIIPDRL; this comes from the coding sequence ATGGCCTTCTGTTGGAGATGCGGAGCTCAGCTTTACGAGAGTTCTTCATTCTGTCATAATTGTGGAGCACCAGCCAAGCCCTCCCCAACAACGGCTTCGGGTGGTCAAATAGGCTTTGAACGGCTGAAGGATGATAGAGCATTCCAAGACCACTGGGTGAAACGCGTTATCGCCTATGCAATCGATGTAGCCATCGTGTCGGTTGCCGTATATTTTCTCGTACTCGTTGTGGCCCTTCCTGCTATTCCCGCGGTTTTCTTTGGCCAAACATTCCCTTTTGCATGGTTCTGGGGGTTCTGGCTGGGCGGAATCTCACCGTTGATCGTTCTAGCCTACTTTGTCTTCGCTGAGGCTTTGTTCGAGAGGACAGTTGGCAAGGAGCTGATGGGTTTGAGAGTTGCAAGGCTGGACGGCAAACGTGTCGATCTCTGGTCTTCGCTTGTCAGAAACATCTCAAAGATCGCCTTCATTCTTCTGGTAATTGACGTGGTAGCTGGTCTCGGGACCCCCGGAAACGGCCGGCAAAAGTATAGCGACCGTTACATTGGAACAACGGTCGAAACCATGAACACGAGTAGGATCATTCCTGACCGGCTATAG
- a CDS encoding DUF2110 family protein yields the protein MVEEWQIATLAEKIPPQVLKQGSQFLAKVLSEKASGLKMESDFGNQGQWLQVRARGEDADAFLNLLKQEYGEAPVSHSSLEKWDAVRGFVAGAGRIGYGVYFDIGVQDPRPKDALYPLHRMRAQLADGEPKSAREILDANALVDFVPLQMIVTELEGENISVELNDQARDSLVSWRKYPFDRVIVVGADVDFVENAVRASGLESDIVAVESLSVFVQSVLCKIGTEAPGVIAKIGNRLRGVSLKSYRTHIKL from the coding sequence TTGGTAGAGGAATGGCAGATCGCCACCCTCGCCGAGAAAATCCCACCGCAAGTACTCAAACAAGGCTCACAATTCCTCGCTAAGGTTCTCTCCGAGAAAGCAAGCGGCCTCAAAATGGAATCAGACTTCGGCAACCAAGGACAATGGCTCCAGGTTAGGGCTAGAGGCGAGGATGCAGACGCGTTTCTCAACCTCCTCAAACAAGAATACGGTGAGGCTCCGGTCTCCCATTCGAGTCTAGAAAAGTGGGATGCCGTAAGAGGCTTTGTTGCTGGTGCCGGGCGAATTGGATATGGGGTCTACTTTGACATAGGAGTCCAAGACCCTAGACCTAAGGATGCACTTTATCCCCTCCACAGAATGCGGGCGCAGTTGGCCGATGGAGAACCAAAGTCGGCCAGAGAAATCCTCGATGCGAATGCATTGGTCGACTTTGTACCACTGCAAATGATCGTGACTGAGCTTGAAGGCGAGAACATCTCCGTTGAACTAAACGATCAAGCGAGGGACAGTCTTGTTTCGTGGAGAAAATATCCCTTTGACAGGGTAATAGTGGTAGGCGCTGACGTGGACTTCGTGGAGAATGCTGTGAGGGCTTCGGGGCTGGAGAGTGACATTGTGGCGGTGGAGAGCCTTTCTGTCTTTGTTCAATCTGTTCTATGCAAGATTGGGACCGAAGCGCCGGGAGTTATTGCGAAGATTGGCAATCGTCTTAGAGGTGTAAGCTTGAAGTCTTACCGGACCCATATCAAACTGTAG
- a CDS encoding transcription factor, translating to MGSNHDDLARLASFFGGQEALSVVQALSDAGTTTDDIIATNANVKLNAARRVLYKLYNHALVTVVRSRDEKTGWFIYHWKLQPDQLDAFVRSRKKKALEKMRSRLEYEKGHSFFMCKGCLTVRVTFEEAMESAFRCSSCNGQLISEDNSRTVQVLEDLSKKIESELQERPSAFAP from the coding sequence ATGGGGTCTAATCATGATGATCTTGCACGTCTGGCGAGCTTTTTCGGCGGACAGGAGGCTCTCAGCGTTGTTCAAGCATTATCCGATGCCGGGACGACCACTGACGATATTATCGCGACCAATGCAAACGTGAAGCTGAACGCTGCTCGGAGAGTTCTCTACAAGCTCTACAACCATGCCCTAGTCACCGTTGTCCGGAGCCGTGATGAGAAGACTGGCTGGTTCATCTACCACTGGAAACTGCAACCTGATCAATTGGATGCCTTCGTCAGAAGTAGGAAGAAGAAGGCATTGGAGAAGATGCGATCACGCCTCGAGTACGAGAAGGGACACAGCTTCTTCATGTGCAAGGGCTGTCTCACCGTCAGAGTGACTTTCGAAGAAGCCATGGAATCCGCGTTCCGGTGCAGTAGCTGCAACGGCCAACTAATCAGCGAGGACAATAGCAGAACAGTTCAGGTGCTAGAGGATCTTTCGAAAAAGATAGAATCAGAACTCCAAGAACGGCCATCAGCATTCGCACCCTGA
- a CDS encoding tRNA (cytidine(56)-2'-O)-methyltransferase — MGRVIVLRIGHRFFRDSRVTTHVCLTARALGADGVVIADQEDKTVEATIREVEKRFGGRFSIESGKPWRKVIREWKDSGGRIVHLTAYGLPLPKLIEAIDQANRDILVVVGSEKMPGDVFTLADWNVSVTNQPMSEVAALAVFLDWHLKHQAFDKAFPNAEVRIVPSQDRKNVEQLEEN, encoded by the coding sequence ATGGGAAGAGTGATTGTGCTTCGCATAGGGCACCGGTTCTTTCGTGATTCAAGGGTTACGACCCATGTTTGTCTCACAGCTCGTGCCCTCGGGGCTGATGGTGTCGTCATAGCTGACCAAGAGGATAAGACTGTTGAGGCCACGATCAGAGAGGTTGAAAAGAGATTCGGAGGACGCTTCTCCATCGAGTCTGGAAAACCATGGAGGAAGGTGATTCGAGAATGGAAGGATAGCGGGGGAAGGATTGTGCATCTGACAGCATACGGTTTGCCCTTGCCTAAACTGATTGAGGCCATCGATCAGGCAAACAGGGACATTCTCGTCGTTGTAGGGTCGGAAAAGATGCCCGGAGACGTCTTCACCCTAGCTGACTGGAATGTTTCAGTGACGAATCAGCCAATGAGTGAGGTCGCCGCTCTCGCAGTCTTCCTTGATTGGCATTTGAAACATCAGGCCTTTGACAAGGCCTTTCCAAATGCGGAGGTTCGAATTGTGCCATCGCAGGATCGAAAGAACGTGGAACAACTAGAGGAAAACTGA
- the coaBC gene encoding bifunctional phosphopantothenoylcysteine decarboxylase/phosphopantothenate--cysteine ligase CoaBC, which produces MVHPSKDITGSSGTQLSGKKIALLVSSSVASFKVPEIARELMRHGADVYAVISRSAEKMIGSTLLEWATGNPVVTELTGKLEHIALAGKSSGHVDLVLIAPATANTIGKLASGIDDTPVTTVAATAIGSKLPVLIAPAMHEPLYDHPIAQENIARLKKIGVEFIEPEIVEGKAKIASTAKIVQAVITRLSSQLSSLKRDLEGHRVLVTAGPTIEHIDPVRVITNRSSGKMGVAIAEEAWSRGAETTLILGPGSVVPPPSVKTVKVETTEEMLEATLRELKKGKHDLVFAAAAPSDYRPSKPVGRKISTRKEKTVELELEATPKIIREIRLASPNSFLVAFKTEHGVSNEQLVTEAFEILSEKSADLVAANDVSIDGVGFQADTNELFVVDERKKVIHIALAPKREVARQLLDIAVKRLKG; this is translated from the coding sequence ATGGTCCATCCTTCCAAGGACATCACCGGATCCTCTGGTACCCAACTTTCAGGGAAAAAGATCGCGCTCTTGGTGTCGAGTAGTGTCGCGTCGTTCAAAGTTCCTGAGATCGCTCGCGAGCTGATGAGACATGGAGCTGATGTGTATGCAGTTATCTCTCGGTCAGCGGAGAAGATGATTGGATCCACTCTTCTGGAGTGGGCTACGGGCAATCCAGTAGTAACGGAACTCACGGGCAAGCTAGAGCATATCGCTCTCGCTGGCAAGAGTTCGGGACACGTTGATCTAGTCCTCATCGCTCCTGCAACCGCTAACACAATCGGGAAGCTTGCATCAGGAATTGATGACACCCCAGTTACCACGGTCGCTGCGACCGCTATCGGTTCAAAACTGCCGGTTCTCATTGCCCCGGCAATGCACGAACCATTGTATGATCATCCCATAGCCCAAGAGAACATAGCCCGTCTTAAGAAAATAGGTGTCGAATTCATCGAACCAGAAATCGTCGAGGGCAAGGCAAAGATTGCGTCAACAGCGAAGATTGTTCAGGCGGTCATCACACGCCTCTCTTCTCAGCTCTCCTCTCTGAAGAGAGATCTTGAGGGGCACAGAGTGCTGGTCACCGCAGGCCCGACGATCGAGCACATAGACCCTGTCAGGGTGATAACAAACCGGTCTTCGGGGAAAATGGGCGTTGCAATTGCAGAAGAAGCGTGGTCCCGAGGCGCTGAAACAACGTTGATTCTTGGACCAGGCTCAGTTGTACCTCCTCCCAGCGTGAAGACGGTCAAGGTTGAGACGACTGAAGAAATGCTAGAAGCCACCTTGCGAGAATTGAAGAAAGGAAAACATGATCTGGTTTTTGCCGCTGCGGCTCCAAGTGACTATCGTCCGTCAAAGCCTGTTGGCCGAAAGATTAGCACGAGAAAGGAGAAGACTGTAGAGCTGGAGCTTGAGGCTACTCCGAAGATAATACGAGAGATTCGCCTTGCAAGCCCGAACTCGTTTCTCGTAGCTTTCAAGACAGAACACGGTGTTTCGAACGAGCAGCTAGTGACGGAGGCGTTCGAGATACTTAGCGAGAAAAGCGCTGATCTCGTCGCGGCCAACGATGTCTCGATAGACGGTGTTGGGTTTCAGGCTGACACCAACGAGTTGTTCGTTGTTGACGAGCGCAAGAAGGTAATCCATATTGCGTTAGCGCCAAAGCGTGAGGTTGCCCGTCAGCTGTTGGATATCGCGGTCAAGAGATTGAAAGGCTAG
- a CDS encoding carbon-nitrogen hydrolase family protein: MQTRPIDTSVKETIFRAVKQAKRAAENEADVICLPEHWLPEKTILSPMSPLPGLQSLAEEYGVVVVGGAFYERIKGRIYLNSPVIGRDGEVIGRQSKVHLFYFEKKIARPGNDFQILNVNGFKLGVLVCYDVDFPEAARILTLRGADLLMCPSRIVRQGVEPWHQYVTIRSLENRIAVVAPNVYSPPLFTGYSMIVSLKEDPKMKISYPKVRVLRERGGGIIFEDIDLALHARLRKQRFADRRPETYVWN, from the coding sequence GTGCAAACAAGACCGATAGACACGTCGGTCAAAGAAACGATCTTCCGGGCCGTCAAGCAGGCAAAGCGAGCGGCTGAGAACGAGGCCGACGTCATCTGTTTGCCTGAGCATTGGTTGCCTGAGAAGACGATTCTCTCTCCAATGAGTCCCCTCCCGGGACTGCAATCGCTCGCTGAGGAGTACGGCGTGGTTGTTGTCGGAGGCGCTTTCTATGAGAGAATCAAGGGACGAATCTATCTCAACAGTCCCGTCATCGGTCGAGACGGAGAAGTTATTGGCCGGCAATCGAAGGTCCATCTGTTTTATTTTGAGAAGAAAATCGCGCGTCCAGGAAACGACTTTCAGATATTAAACGTGAATGGGTTCAAACTAGGGGTTCTAGTTTGCTATGATGTGGATTTTCCTGAGGCCGCGAGAATCCTGACACTCAGAGGCGCCGATCTACTGATGTGCCCATCAAGGATTGTGAGACAAGGAGTCGAGCCATGGCACCAATACGTTACCATTCGATCGCTGGAGAACCGGATAGCAGTTGTAGCACCCAACGTCTACTCTCCACCCTTGTTCACAGGATACAGCATGATTGTGAGTCTCAAAGAAGATCCAAAGATGAAGATCTCTTATCCGAAGGTGCGAGTCCTCAGAGAACGAGGAGGGGGGATTATCTTCGAGGACATCGATCTCGCTCTTCACGCTCGACTGCGCAAACAACGGTTCGCTGATCGGCGGCCAGAAACATACGTCTGGAATTGA